From Camelus ferus isolate YT-003-E chromosome 15, BCGSAC_Cfer_1.0, whole genome shotgun sequence, the proteins below share one genomic window:
- the GEMIN6 gene encoding gem-associated protein 6 isoform X2, giving the protein MNEWMKKGPLEWQEYTYKEVRVTASDKEYKGWVLTTDPVSANVVLVNILEDGSMSVTGIMGHAVQTVDIVNEGDHTVREKLMNLFMCGDCKAYSPEDLEKRKNSLKKWLEKNHIPITEQGDSQKTLCVAGVLTIDPPYGSENCNSSNEIILSRVQDLIQGHLTASQ; this is encoded by the exons atgaatgaatggatgaagaaaggCCCCTTAGAATGGCAAGAGTACACTTATAAAGAAGTCAGAGTGACAGCCAGTGACAAGGAGTATAAAGGATGGGTTTTAACCACAGACCCAGTCTCTGCGAA TGTTGTCCTCGTGAACATCCTTGAAGATGGCAGTATGTCTGTGACCGGGATTATGGGACATGCTGTGCAGACTGTTGACATTGTGAATGAAGGGGACCATACCGTGAGAGAGAAGCTGATGAATTTGTTCATGTGTGGAGACTGCAAGGCATACAGCCCTGAGgatctggaaaagagaaagaacagcctAAAGAAATGGCTGGAGAAGAACCATATCCCCATCACTGAACAGGGGGATTCACAAAAGACTCTCTGTGTGGCTGGGGTCTTGACTATCGACCCACCATATGGTTCAGAAAATTGCAACAGTTCTAATGAGATTATTTTGTCCCGTGTTCAGGATCTTATTCAGGGACATCTTACAGCTTCCCAGTGA
- the GEMIN6 gene encoding gem-associated protein 6 isoform X1 has translation MSYRRLGPAATRCPFGFKIEYQVAAMNEWMKKGPLEWQEYTYKEVRVTASDKEYKGWVLTTDPVSANVVLVNILEDGSMSVTGIMGHAVQTVDIVNEGDHTVREKLMNLFMCGDCKAYSPEDLEKRKNSLKKWLEKNHIPITEQGDSQKTLCVAGVLTIDPPYGSENCNSSNEIILSRVQDLIQGHLTASQ, from the exons ATGAGTTACCGCAGACTGGGCCCCGCGGCGACTCGGTGTCCTTTTGGCTTTAAGATTGAATA CCAGGTGGCAGccatgaatgaatggatgaagaaaggCCCCTTAGAATGGCAAGAGTACACTTATAAAGAAGTCAGAGTGACAGCCAGTGACAAGGAGTATAAAGGATGGGTTTTAACCACAGACCCAGTCTCTGCGAA TGTTGTCCTCGTGAACATCCTTGAAGATGGCAGTATGTCTGTGACCGGGATTATGGGACATGCTGTGCAGACTGTTGACATTGTGAATGAAGGGGACCATACCGTGAGAGAGAAGCTGATGAATTTGTTCATGTGTGGAGACTGCAAGGCATACAGCCCTGAGgatctggaaaagagaaagaacagcctAAAGAAATGGCTGGAGAAGAACCATATCCCCATCACTGAACAGGGGGATTCACAAAAGACTCTCTGTGTGGCTGGGGTCTTGACTATCGACCCACCATATGGTTCAGAAAATTGCAACAGTTCTAATGAGATTATTTTGTCCCGTGTTCAGGATCTTATTCAGGGACATCTTACAGCTTCCCAGTGA